The genome window gaagTTAATCAATAGCCAAGGAAATGGTAATGCATAGTGGGAAACAAAGTTCAAGTATAGAGTTTGTACCCGCGAACGCCTTCAGATGCATATAACTTGGGGAATCCATCAGCAAGGCCTTTCCCGAAGTGAGGCTGTGCTTGTACACGAACTTTGATGGCCTCAAACGGGCAGAGAGCGAGATTAGCAATCATTTCAGACGATGCACTGCTTAGAAAGAATACCAAACTCTTCTTTTGATCCACCAGCAAATTCGAGTACACCTTCTTGAAGTATTCATATAGACCAAACCTACAAGCACCCTGAGCACCATACCCGAAAAACTTCCCACCCCATCCTCTCCAAAAGACCGAGGGACCTTGTTCTCTTAGGAGAGTGCTAAAGCATGTTGGTATACTATTGTACTTGAGCGGGTGCACCTAAACATTCAAAATTCAACTTAACCAATTTGAACTCAAAAGTTCTGCTACCCAAGAATGAAGGAAAATGGCTTCAGAGATCACAAAAATTCCACACTCTCATATTTAAACATACAATTAGAATATTAATACATAGGATCAATCTCCATAATATTAGCACTAAACTTGACACCAAGAAAAACAAACTCTAGTCATTACTATATCCTGTTTTGGTTCTATTCTGCAACATATAAAACGTTTTTCCATTTCCCGGCTTTTGGtttatattcatcaaaagtctaattcagaaaatttcgcAATGAAGGGGCACGTAACTTTCTGCTCCTTCTAAGTAGTACTACTAATTTCAATTGTATAGATGTTTCCTTTCACCACCTACAGTGGTTATGgacactccaaaatccttatAGGATATAGCTACAGATCCCTTAAATTTTCACTCATACCATCAACGAACCCTGGGATCATATTTACTATGTACTTCAACTAAGTTATGCTAGAAAAATTAACAATACTCAGCTAACTTTTGTGAATTCCAATCACCAAATATTTACTTTCAATCAATCAGACAATACAGGTATCAAGGATATGATTCTGGAAAATACAAacactttttagcataaaatactTGACATCCAAACCAATGACTCTTTATAGTTTATACTTATTATGATGAAGAAAAAGCAAACAACACAATTGCATCAATGAGCCTATTAGAAAGATGAAAATGTTAAGGCTGTAAAGAGGGGAAATATGAACCTGCATATTGACTTTGAGTACATCAAGAGGGGTCATGGCGAGATGGGTAGTTCCAGCACTCAACATTCCTCCAATGGCGCACACTCCATAATACCCTAGCGAAAATTCTTCGCAGATTCTTCCTCCAACCACAGGGCTCGCcattttctctctcatttttttttttttgaatttttccttttgattcagtaatccttcttcttcttcttcttcttcttcttgttcttcaacCCATCATCCAAGACAGCAGAAAGATTCCAGCTTTGTGCAATCTCAGAGTTTTCGCTGTAAGAACCGAGCTCCAAAAAGTTAGGAGCGAATACTAAGAAAAAGCTCTCGTGGCTCCGCGAGGACCGCGACTGAAGGTTCAGTCTTCAACCTAAACGGCGCCGTGGCAAATTCCTACTTGGCTACTTGTCATCATATGATCCCTCTCTCAACAACTGTATTAACACAATATCACAATTTCtatttaatttcaatatttttgcACTTACTTTtcatacttttattttttaaaagaaaattatttaaattttagtttaagaataaatatctactatactaataagacccaaggagagttaggcctaaaatgggtagaaaaaatggcggtcaaattatttaatcaaatggatagttcagatgaattatttaatctaatagatggttaagataattcagattaatattattcatagagattacctaatttaaccttacttttatgattatccgttaagttttccgttaaatattctattctccgttaacttttaacttacccattaattcctataagaaaggttttaggttcgaacctcatctcaatcaaatttgacataattaagtttctcactctatttactcttattaaattaaaaatgatatatatgtatttctttaatttaatactatgtgtctataatacctttatttgaaaaaattattcattatcaaaaaattaaattaaataagagaaataatttcattagttatattgtctttattttttctcatgcaaagattctttacattcaaatttatcaattgatattcattatattgtccattatcttatttttacaatatcttgtaattaaatatcaaagttatagtacaaaataatgttatatatttatttaccaagtattttattaatactatgaaaaaaaaaatttaaaataatttgaagctaattatattaactaattGGGTATTGgctgacaaagagagtactcaaataacccaacaaattgaagcggaatcgctctattttacttttattaaattaaataaattagtagttacacaaaaaaatgatacatatgtatttctttaataccattaaaaaataaaaaagaataatttaaaaccaatcatattaactacttgggggatttgttgacaatgaaagtactcaaataacccattacccagcaaattgaagcgagaaactaccttttaatatctttgaaatatataatattttaaaattttaaatttttattaatttatttaatcttttttcttaaactagggatttctttatccacaataactcattcaacaataatggttgaaccaaatgaaccctaagcagaacacctaaagcaAAGTCCATATCTCCTATATCAGAATcttattgcatgacgttgtcatctatgctaccaacaataaccgaattgcaaataacacactaccaacaaaaaggaagagaacaaatagtaaatatgaagacaatgacaatgttactcaaaagagaattaagaacacttagaaaaattcaaatgaaaagtagtatttatttatactatcatttttagaccaaatatttagactatcgattttacaaggttgcaaacatttattttagtaataattataataaattttctatattatcttggattcatatactttgagctagatatttaaataaaaaaattcgacattcaattacccatgtataaacttctcctatataatcttgcattgatatactttcaaatatttatttaaatataaacattgggcattaacccattcgcgcaatgcgcgtataaagcTAGTACTTGAAATAAAATGTGAAGTAATAGAGATGGAGAGCAACTAAAGAAGAGAGTAAAGTcggtgaaaaatatttttataatttcaagaTATATGTGCCTTTATATAGTGAATCAGGGTCCATAGTGCATAATGCAGTGTTCTctgtattatgaacataaattatgtacataaattatgtgtattatgttaagtgtttatgtgttcCCAttacataatacacaaaattcatattcataattgaTAAGGATTAATTCCCTTCATCTATTCCAATATGCAGCAATATATGTGAAGCATAATATAGATCAACATAGTAGCTCTCAATATATGTGAAAAATGGAGAGTAGATAGCCAAAAAATGAGCTCCTCCCAGGTTTCTCATTCACTGTTCCTTCTTCAATACAGTAGAGAGTTAGGAAGAATGGGTGAGTCTTTTCTCTAGAGAGAGAGTGGAAAGGGCCAAAAAGTCCCCAATATACA of Ipomoea triloba cultivar NCNSP0323 chromosome 3, ASM357664v1 contains these proteins:
- the LOC116012405 gene encoding mitochondrial phosphate carrier protein 1, mitochondrial, which produces MREKMASPVVGGRICEEFSLGYYGVCAIGGMLSAGTTHLAMTPLDVLKVNMQVHPLKYNSIPTCFSTLLREQGPSVFWRGWGGKFFGYGAQGACRFGLYEYFKKVYSNLLVDQKKSLVFFLSSASSEMIANLALCPFEAIKVRVQAQPHFGKGLADGFPKLYASEGVRGLYKGLIPLLGRNLPFSMVMFSTFEHTVDFLYQKIIQKRKDDCSRSQQLGVTCLAGYAAGSVGSIVSNPADNIVASLYNKKAKSLKLAVKNIGLLNLFTRSLPIRIMLVGPSLTLQWLFYDTIKVLNGLPTSGHVSRGIEGDESCK